The following coding sequences lie in one Anoplolepis gracilipes chromosome 4, ASM4749672v1, whole genome shotgun sequence genomic window:
- the Pez gene encoding tyrosine-protein phosphatase non-receptor type 14 — translation MPFKFHLKKSKQYNVVSKSHYVICVELLDATSIECTLSIDSVGQECLNNVIQRLGLGQPELFGLRYIYCHSNSDSDMLRWIDMDKPLKRQLEKDGKNLTVYLRVMYYITDAQFLQDEMTRYHYYLQLKSDILEERIHCNSRQASLLASYSMQAEFGNYSSERHTVDYLQQYTFFPNEVIKTNLGRQESLLHTAIHHYKSLINVTQANAEELYISMVMQLEGYGNETFAAKDNSNNKVILGISVNGVMVTYPNTQTQFYRWKDISNVINVKKTFRIECQLEGEEAKQFVLTESRNAKYMWRLCIAQHTFYMQYQEHCPLEKSNSYLDNDINDSSEQTGSVSLDNRTVDSHTRWTSYNDLSTSPFPVVSVSSTDINNLRALLPSYRPAPDYETAVQMKYNGGNPPQPYYANQSAIVGSDISCLLGNVVNRNRY, via the exons ATGCCATTCAAGTTCcatttgaaaaaaagcaaGCAATACAATGTTGTGTCCAAGAGTCATTATGTGATTTGTGTTGAATTGTTAGACGCTACTTCTATAGAATGCACACTTAGTATCGACAGTGTTGGTCAAGAGTGCCTGAACAATGTGATACAGCGTTTAGGGCTGGGACAGCCAGAACTTTTTGGTTTACGTTACATTTATTGTCACAGTAACTCAGATTCTGACATGCTGCGTTGGATAGACATGGATAAACCTTTAAAGAGACAACTTGAAAAGGATGGCAAGAACCTTACAGTTTATTTAAGAGTTATGTACTATATCACAGATGCCCAATTCCTTCAAGATGAAATGACAAG aTATCATTATTACCTTCAATTGAAGAGCGATATATTAGAAGAAAGAATACATTGTAATTCTAGGCAGGCTAGTCTATTAGCAAGCTATTCTATGCAAGCTGAGTTTGGAAATTATAGTTCGGAGAGACATACAGTCGATTATCTCCAGCAGTACACTTTCTTCCCAaat GAAGTGATTAAGACTAATTTAGGTAGACAAGAGTCTCTCTTACATACAGCAATACATCATTACAAGAGCCTTATCAATGTTACGCAAGCTAATGCAGAGGAGTTGTACATCTCAATGGTCATGCAGCTGGAAGGATATGGCAATGAAACATTTGCTGCCAAA gaTAACAGTAACAATAAAGTTATTCTTGGAATTTCCGTCAATGGTGTAATGGTGACCTATCCCAATACACAAACGCAATTTTACAG ATGGAAAGACATCAGCaatgttataaatgtaaagaaaacgTTTAGAATAGAATGTCAGTTGGAGGGTGAAGAAGCGAAACAATTTGTATTGACCGAATCACGTAACGCGAAATATATGTGGAGATTATGTATAGCCCAACATACATTTTACATGCAATACCAAGAACACTGTCCTTTAGAAAAATCCAATAGCTATCTT GATAATGATATAAACGATTCAAGTGAGCAAACAGGATCCGTAAGTTTGGATAACCGGACCGTGGATAGTCACACGAGGTGGACAAGTTACAACGATCTTTCGACATCGCCTTTTCCAGTTGTGTCGGTTTCGTCAACGGATATAAATAATCTGCGTGCATTATTACCATCGTATAGACCGGCACCTGATTACGAAACGGCGGTTCAAATGAAATACAATGGGGGAAACCCTCCTCAGCCTTATTATGCGAATCAATCCGCGATAGTTGGTTCGGATATTTCGTGCCTTCTTGGTAATGTTGTAAATCGTAAcagatattga
- the LOC140664829 gene encoding TBC1 domain family member 13 — MPIRNSKFTIRNSSRYWNSVLCCFRKFPHVHRTMSILRKRLCEFDDVLNADEIDTVSLGKICFHGVPDEPGGLRPLCWKLLLNYLPPKRSTWSETLKRKRELYNTFIEDLIVMPGESNTDDKERVDVTLHDHPLNLNPDSKWQTYFKDNEVLLQIDKDVRRLCPDISFFQQGTDYPCQKIVSANGQQRLHNRVQHTVLKSANVERKGLGVIKIAVSVRKAAEDYAPLAENGEAHWEVLERILFLYAKLNPGQGYVQGMNEIVGPIYHAFACDPDPTWRRHAEADTFFCFTNLMGEIRDFFIKTLDEAEFGINSMMSKLTNQVKANDPEIWLHLHRQELCPQYYSFRWLTLLLSQEFPLPDVMRIWDSLFADENRFSFLIHICCAMILLLRDQLLAGDFAANVKLLQNFPSMDIQIVLSKAAALAGKTL; from the exons ATGCCGATAAGGAACAGTAAATTTACGATTAGAAACTCCTCGCGCTACTGGAACTCCGTTTTGTGTTGTTTTCGCAAGTTTCCGCATGTTCATCGAACAATGAGTATCCTGCGAAAAAG ATTGTGCGAATTCGACGATGTTCTTAACGCAGACGAGATAGATACCGTCAGTCTCGGCAAAATATGTTTCCATG gcGTACCTGACGAGCCTGGTGGCCTGAGGCCTCTATGCTGGAAGTTATTGCTTAACTACTTGCCACCGAAAAGATCCACTTGGTCGGAGACTCTGAAGCGCAAAAGGGAATTGTATAACACCTTTATCG AAGATCTCATTGTTATGCCTGGAGAATCTAATACAGATGACAAAGAGAGAGTTGATGTAACGTTACATGATCATCCTCTCAACTTAAATCCAGACAGTAAATGGCAAACGTACTTTAAAGATAACGAAGTTCTCCTTCAGATCGATAAAGATGTTAG ACGGTTATGTCCAGACATATCATTTTTTCAACAAGGTACTGATTATCCATGTCAAAAGATAGTGAGTGCTAATGGTCAGCAACGTTTACATAATAGAGTTCAACATACTGTACTGAAAAGCGCAAATGTTGAAAGGAAGGGATTAGGAGTGATCAAG aTAGCAGTCTCTGTCAGAAAAGCTGCAGAAGATTACGCACCGTTGGCTGAAAATGGAGAAGCACATTGGGAAGTTTTAGAGAGaatactctttttatatgCCAAGTTAAATCCTGGTCAAGGTTATGTGCAGGGTATGAATGAAATAGTCGGACCTATATATCACGCATTTGCTTGTGATCCAGATCCAACGTGGAGAA GACATGCTGAAGCAGACACTTTCTTCTGTTTTACCAATCTAATGGGCGAAATACGTGATTTCTTTATAAAGACGTTGGATGAAGCTGAATTTGGAATTAATTCAATGATGAGTAAATTGACGAATCAAGTTAAAGCCAATGATCCCGAAATTTGGTTGCATCTGCATCGACAAGAACTGTGTCCGCAATATTACAGCTTTAG ATGGTTGACACTTCTTCTATCGCAAGAGTTTCCCCTGCCAGATGTTATGAGAATATGGGATTCCTTGTTTGCTGATGAGAATAGATTCAGTTTTCTCATACATATCTGCTGTGCCATGATTCT attattaagGGACCAGTTACTGGCTGGCGACTTTGCTGCAAATGTTAAACTCTTACag AATTTTCCATCGATGGACATCCAAATTGTGCTCTCTAAAGCGGCTGCTTTGGCGGGCAAGactttatag